From one Nilaparvata lugens isolate BPH chromosome 2, ASM1435652v1, whole genome shotgun sequence genomic stretch:
- the LOC120350055 gene encoding uncharacterized protein LOC120350055, with translation MQTLLKLYNDQIGGDHDVIDDNSQPRKKKKSVQFHSDSDKLNVVHLFHNDNRTGNDDEDDGCLPAVIHFKHSNVEGDSYEVAADSDEPIRSPSDVYRCFGNCGKVVKSILKAPERGVTLDPSLECRREVAAKPVSTSTIQAVSEVVEHETVASSREEPSRPVSRFKAARLAARK, from the exons ATGCAAACTTTGTTGAAGTTATACAATGATCAAATTGGTGGGGATCATGATGTCATAGATGACAATTCTCAGccgaggaagaagaaaaaatcggTTCAATTTCACAGTGACAGTGATAAACTGAATGTGGTGCATCTCTTTCACAACGACAACAGAACTGgcaatgatgatgaagatgatgggTGTTTGCCAGCCGTGATACATTTCAAGCATTCCAATGTGGAAGGTGACAGCTATGAAGTTGCCGCAGATAGTGATGAACCGATTAGAAGTCCCAGTGATGTGTATAGGTGTTTCGGGAACTGCGGCAAAGTTGTGAAATCCATTTTGAAAGCGCCGGAAAGGGGTGTGACGTTGGATCCGAGTCTGGAGTGTCGTAGGGAGGTTGCAGCTAAACCAGTGTCTACTTCTACCATTCag GCTGTGAGTGAGGTGGTGGAACATGAGACTGTTGCTTCTAGTAGGGAGGAACCTTCTAGACCAGTTAGCCGATTCAAGGCGGCTAGACTTGCCGCTAGAAAGTGA